The following coding sequences lie in one Methanothermobacter sp. genomic window:
- a CDS encoding pseudomurein-binding repeat-containing protein yields MERLTLEQYREMVNEIIEFKNLYGSLPEYALVDGKKIHKEHYIDMIERVNKFVLEMGRNPRTVDIRS; encoded by the coding sequence ATGGAACGTTTGACCCTTGAGCAGTATAGGGAAATGGTTAATGAGATAATTGAATTCAAGAATCTGTACGGGTCTTTACCGGAATATGCCCTCGTCGATGGGAAGAAAATCCACAAAGAACACTACATCGACATGATCGAGAGGGTAAATAAGTTTGTTCTTGAGATGGGAAGGAATCCCCGCACGGTTGACATCAGATCCTGA